TTGGAAATCGAGTTCACCGTCCTCGTGTCATTGGAGTTGGCGGACTGCTGATGGCTATCAGTGCCATGATCCTGACCTTGCCTCACTTTTTGTCCCAGCGCTACGAGTACAGCTCTGTTTTACACAGTAAGAGATATAGGGCCCCTAATATAGGGCCACactgcttctctgtctccaccAGCTCATCTGTCATCTAATGGTGCTCAGACTCGTGTATGTACAAAAGTGTCGATGCTTTTTATGACTTTACTTAAGAGTTAGTCTAGAACGCTGTggtgcagcagcttcagtcagCAGGAGTCAAACAAGCTCCTGCTGATTGGCTCACTGAGTACTCCCCAGCTGAGCCATCCGAAGGAAATTCATAGTCTCTTTGTACTTGCTGAATGTTAAGGAGATTAGAATTCTTCTCCAccatttaatttataataacaataatctccctcctccttttttcacTTTGCCCCCAGACAGAGTGTCAGTGAGGGTCAGAGAAGCTCCAGGAAATTAAAACAGTTAGACACTGGCATTCACTAGTTCATCACTAATTACGGCTGTCTTTTCCTTCTCCCCCTCCCTACACCTCCCCCTCTGGCCACCGGCTGAATTCCAGATCGTCACGACATTTGCAACCTGCATCTGAACTCGAGCGCGCCTGAGTCTTGTGGCAGAGACGACAGCAGGCGTCTGGCCGACACCAACAAGCTGTGGCTGCTCATGGCCAGCGCTCAGCTGCTCTTCGGTGTGGGCTCGGTGCCCATCCAGCCCTTTGGGATTTCCTACATAGATGATTTTGCCGGGTCTGGCAACTCCCCTCTCTACATAGGTGAATGTCCTGTAGCTCATCGATGGAGAGATCTGTCCATAGGAAGTCAACCGTTGTGGTTTCACACTGTATGATTCTGAATCTGCAGCTTTGCACATAGAAAATCTTTTGAATACTCAGATgtgaaatgaacattttgtgacatttacCAGGATCAGGACTGGTGTACAAAGCATAAGCGATAAAGTGCGACTGTGAGGAACTCACAGAGGAGTTCAGCAGGATGTCATGAGCTCTGTCCTTACAGCTGCTCTTATCATTCACAGCCATCCTGTTTGCAGTATCTGTGTTTGGGCCTTCGCTCGCCTACCTGCTGGGCTCAGTCATGTTACGCATCTATGTGGACGTGGACAGCACTGGCTTAGGTAATGATAAGGTGTTTAAAGGCATCCCAGACtcattttaaagactttttgGTGACTAGCTTTTCCTGCAGGAGCTGAGCAAGAGCTGAAACCCAGTGACCCACGCTGGGTCGGGGCCTGGTGGATGGGCCTGCTCATCATCACTGGCTGCCTGTTTCTCACCTCCATCCCCTACTTCTTCTTCCCACGAAAATTGCCTCCAGAAGACTATGTAAGTCACACTTCCTCTCTCAGAGATAGGACACagatatgttttattatagaaacataattaaatTGATCTTTTGGATAATGTAGAAGTATTATGATTTTTTGTTAAATCTATAAAATATACTTACTTGATACCTGATAAGACACCTTTACTACTGTATATCTCGTCTTTTACTGACACCTTATGGCTTTACATCAGCATTGCAACTTACTTGTCATCTGTACTCTTTAACCATCTGGAAGATACAAAAGCTTCTCAGCACTTTGATGAAGAACTCAACATTGCAAACCTTAGATTTGAATTGTGTGAATTCCTATGCTTTAAACTAtctacagaaaataataatcacaGATGACTTTGAACCTGTAGGGATTTTATCACTCTATTTTTTGTGAAACCACATTTTTGGCTTTTCCAGCTTTTTGGGCCTGACCtggtaaataaatatataaattataagaATCTAAATGTCTCTGCCTCAGATCAATATTGTAGAAATGTCTGTGAGACGTTGACATTTTGATTataaaagatgtatttttaacGAGTGGAGGttttttctgatttaattaATGTTACAATATTCAACTTTTGGGAATTAAAGTAGAATGAGACTGAAAATGAGTCCACTCCATCCAaccctccctctctgtgctcCTCTGGGCGCCATCACACTTTGACCAGGCCTTCAGGTATTTGTTGTTGAGAATAAATCAGATTAGTAATAAACTAGTATGAAGACACCTAATGTGCATCACTTGTTTCCAGCCAGTGGCACTTGAGACAATGACACGGCTTTTAATTAGCATGTTGAATAGCAAACAAAATTTGAACCGGGTCTTCAGGGCTGAAGTGGTTTGACGCTGCATTATAAATCCATGTTCATTGCACCTCTAATAAAAATGGCAAACTCTATTTATCTTGTTGTACATTTAGTAGAGGAAGGGATGCTCTAAGCAGGCACACATGCTCTTTATGACCTTCTCATTTCTCCAGGTGACTGGAAGTGAAAGTGACATTAACAGTAACTTCAAGAAGCCAGATATCTCTTTATTCGAGTTCCTCAAGAGTAAGTTTATCACACTCAGACTGCAGAGACTTAACATAGTTTCTGACATattctgtaacattttaataGAGTTTTTGCTGAAGTCACTTCCAGTGCTGATCATTGTCTGTTTCACATTGTGTCCAATCAGTGTTTCCCAGGATGTTTGTCCGCCTCCTGTTGAGCCCTCTCTTCCTGATGCTGGTCCTGGCCCAGtgctgcttctcctctgtgATTGCGGGTCTTGCTACGTTCCTGAGCAAGTTTTtgattgtacagtacagtgcctCGGCTGCCTACAGCAGTCTGCTAGTAGGTGGGTACAGCACGCAGATGAAGATAGGGCTTCAGGAAAAGATACTTTTGAAGATCACAACCATGACCCTGGAGTTTGTGTCAGTTGTTAAATATTCAAgtcatactgtaaaacacagtagatgaaataaaacagtgtggTAAAGTCATTTGGACTGTGTCAGCCCGCTGAAGCTATGGCCATTTTCCAAATACTTAGGTTTGTGCTgtcatcttttaaatgtttatcctTTTTGCAGGACTCCATTTATCTTCCACTGTGTTTAGTGTCAGCGTGTCAGCCACAAAAGTGTAACAGTACATATTGTTTAAGAAGCTCCTATGTACACCTCTATTAGAAGTGTGAACTCCAGTGTTTATGGTTTCCAGGTGCTTTGAATCTGCCAGCAGTAGCAGTGGGGATGCTGATTGGTGGGGTCATCATGAAAAGGGCAGGACTCTCTCTGAAGACCATCCCCCGTTTCTCTGTGGTCATGCTGACCACGTCCACCCTCATCCTTATACCACTTTTCTTCATGGGCTGTCCCACCCAGAAGGTGTCGGATGTCAATCATAAGCAGCTCCAACGGTATGCACTATATCTCAGTTTGATTTAGGTTTGAGGTGTTTCAATCTCCTAGTCTAACTTACCCCCACGcgtacagtactgtacaacaATTAGTCCCAGCTattctctctgctctccacaGGCCAGTGTGTTATGCCAACTGCTCCTGTCCTGTCACTGCCTTCAACCCAGTGTGT
This genomic window from Anabas testudineus chromosome 4, fAnaTes1.2, whole genome shotgun sequence contains:
- the slco2a1 gene encoding solute carrier organic anion transporter family member 2A1, with product MEIHSSKNMKRPRSWCCSIKLFVLCHGLLQLSQLLYTAYFKSTITSIERRYGLSSYSSGTISSLNEVSNSVLIVFVSYFGNRVHRPRVIGVGGLLMAISAMILTLPHFLSQRYEYSSVLHNRHDICNLHLNSSAPESCGRDDSRRLADTNKLWLLMASAQLLFGVGSVPIQPFGISYIDDFAGSGNSPLYIAILFAVSVFGPSLAYLLGSVMLRIYVDVDSTGLGAEQELKPSDPRWVGAWWMGLLIITGCLFLTSIPYFFFPRKLPPEDYVTGSESDINSNFKKPDISLFEFLKMFPRMFVRLLLSPLFLMLVLAQCCFSSVIAGLATFLSKFLIVQYSASAAYSSLLVGALNLPAVAVGMLIGGVIMKRAGLSLKTIPRFSVVMLTTSTLILIPLFFMGCPTQKVSDVNHKQLQRPVCYANCSCPVTAFNPVCGSDGIEYISPCHAGCTNFTKDPNNTHRVQLYTNCRCIPGSQSHARPTPCSNSCPHLLLPVILIIALASMIACFTHNPMYMMVLRSVASEEKSFAIGIQFLLMRVLAWLPAPALFGMCIDTSCIWWRHVCGKKFSCGYYDNNIFRNRYLGLQMGYKVMGIFLLMLLGWKVQRTQEYSLEKSPEGLL